In a genomic window of Occallatibacter riparius:
- a CDS encoding CgeB family protein — MSRKLRIAYFAHSLRSDWNNGNAHFLRGLMRGMRALGHDAVVFEPRAEWSVDNLLLEPRGQETLRRFEEVYPDLQIELYETSDVSSQGMWQQRLGDFDVVVLHEWNPPALSAVLLEVREYLGYRMLFHDTHHRASSSPEQIRLFGVDKFDGVVAFGEVLRRIYRERFGINRVWTLHEAADVSVFRPVEAQGKQQDVVWIGNWGDDERSEEIRQFFLRPAAEIPEQRFSIFGVRYPEGALRELCHAHVNYGGYLPNLEAPRVYSESLMTVHVPRQEYARVMTGIPTIRVFEALACGIPLISAPWNDAEGLFRSGDFAVVRNGAEMADAMRRFLEYPDEAAAQAERGLETVLDRHTCAHRAAELDGICEEVLR, encoded by the coding sequence GTGTCACGTAAGCTGCGGATCGCCTATTTCGCGCATTCCCTTCGCTCCGACTGGAACAACGGGAATGCGCATTTTCTTCGTGGCCTGATGCGAGGGATGCGCGCGCTGGGACATGATGCGGTGGTATTCGAGCCGCGCGCGGAATGGTCGGTGGACAACCTGCTGCTTGAGCCTCGCGGTCAGGAAACACTACGACGATTTGAGGAGGTCTATCCAGATCTGCAGATCGAGCTCTACGAAACCTCGGATGTATCCAGCCAGGGGATGTGGCAGCAACGGTTGGGGGATTTCGATGTGGTGGTTCTTCACGAGTGGAATCCGCCGGCGCTTTCGGCCGTTTTGCTCGAAGTGCGCGAGTATCTCGGCTATCGAATGCTCTTCCACGATACGCACCATCGGGCATCGTCATCGCCGGAGCAAATTCGGCTTTTCGGAGTGGATAAGTTCGACGGAGTGGTTGCGTTCGGAGAAGTATTGCGCAGGATTTATCGAGAGCGGTTTGGAATAAATCGGGTGTGGACGTTGCACGAAGCCGCAGATGTCAGCGTATTCAGACCTGTAGAAGCGCAGGGCAAGCAGCAGGATGTGGTCTGGATTGGCAATTGGGGGGACGATGAGCGCTCAGAAGAGATTCGCCAGTTCTTCCTGCGGCCCGCAGCAGAAATCCCGGAGCAACGCTTCTCGATTTTCGGCGTGCGCTATCCAGAGGGAGCGCTTCGGGAGTTGTGCCACGCTCATGTGAATTACGGCGGGTATCTGCCGAACCTTGAGGCGCCACGAGTCTACTCGGAGTCTCTGATGACGGTGCATGTGCCGCGGCAGGAGTATGCGCGGGTGATGACTGGCATTCCGACGATACGCGTGTTTGAAGCGCTGGCATGTGGAATTCCACTCATCTCGGCTCCCTGGAATGACGCAGAGGGGCTGTTCCGCAGCGGAGACTTTGCGGTGGTACGAAATGGAGCGGAGATGGCGGATGCGATGAGACGGTTTCTCGAATATCCGGACGAAGCGGCGGCGCAGGCTGAGCGTGGGCTTGAAACGGTGCTGGACCGGCACACGTGCGCGCATCGGGCAGCGGAATTGGACGGAATTTGTGAGGAGGTGCTGCGATGA
- a CDS encoding CgeB family protein, with protein MKIFAFGSSIVSSYWNGAATYYRGCYKYLARRGHSVTFAEPDAYGRQQHRDSGDFSYVESVVYRPTIDVAAMLERAAEADVVVKHSGIGADDELLEALVSEMGAERPVFFWDVDSPATLARMRANAGDPFRQAVPKFDAILSYGGGPASRDGYLQFGARAYYSIYNGLDLETHHPVDPDAALRCDVAFLGNRLPDREARVEELFLRAAELASGASFILGGEGWGDKALPKNVRWIGHVPTDDHNRVNCSAGMVMNINRASMADSGFSPPTRVFEVAGAGACLLCDDWPGIDDCFEPGTEILVIRRAEDVVQALRKYDEKARKKIGTAFRERALRDHTYDLRAAQAEHAFIESLERRSGVERAFPTAERVEQPA; from the coding sequence ATGAAGATCTTCGCGTTCGGATCGAGCATTGTTTCGTCGTATTGGAATGGAGCGGCGACTTACTATCGTGGCTGCTACAAGTACTTGGCGCGCCGCGGCCACAGCGTCACATTCGCAGAGCCAGATGCATACGGACGCCAGCAACATCGTGATTCCGGCGACTTCTCGTATGTTGAATCAGTGGTGTATCGGCCGACGATTGACGTAGCGGCCATGTTGGAGCGCGCGGCGGAAGCCGATGTGGTGGTGAAGCACAGTGGGATCGGCGCGGATGATGAGTTGCTGGAAGCGCTGGTCTCGGAGATGGGCGCGGAGCGGCCGGTCTTCTTTTGGGACGTGGATTCGCCGGCCACGCTGGCAAGAATGCGCGCAAATGCTGGCGACCCGTTTCGCCAGGCAGTGCCGAAGTTCGACGCGATCCTGAGCTATGGCGGAGGTCCGGCCAGCCGCGACGGTTATCTTCAGTTTGGTGCGCGCGCCTACTACAGCATCTACAACGGTCTTGATCTGGAGACGCATCATCCCGTCGATCCCGATGCTGCACTGAGATGCGATGTCGCTTTCCTCGGTAATCGGCTCCCGGATCGCGAAGCGCGTGTGGAGGAGTTGTTTCTGCGGGCTGCGGAGTTGGCGTCGGGTGCGTCATTCATCCTGGGCGGCGAGGGCTGGGGCGACAAGGCGCTGCCGAAGAACGTGCGATGGATTGGGCACGTTCCAACGGACGATCACAACCGCGTGAACTGCTCGGCGGGTATGGTGATGAACATCAATCGGGCGTCGATGGCGGACTCGGGATTCTCTCCGCCTACGCGCGTTTTCGAGGTTGCAGGTGCGGGTGCATGCTTGCTTTGCGATGATTGGCCGGGTATCGATGACTGCTTTGAGCCGGGCACTGAGATTCTGGTGATACGCCGGGCTGAGGACGTGGTGCAGGCACTCCGTAAATATGACGAGAAGGCAAGGAAGAAGATCGGAACGGCGTTTCGGGAACGCGCGCTAAGGGATCACACCTACGATCTGCGCGCGGCTCAAGCTGAGCACGCGTTCATCGAGTCGCTCGAAAGGCGCAGCGGCGTAGAGCGGGCCTTTCCGACTGCCGAGAGAGTGGAGCAACCTGCATGA
- a CDS encoding CgeB family protein: protein MKIVIYGLTITSSWGNGHATTYRSLAKALAERGHVVHFVEKDVEWYRSNRDLPEPEFCSVQIYDEWKVSEKAVARASADSDVIVVGSYFQDAIALTRRLLDAGRGPILFYDIDTPITMAALRACGETEYLDAALIPHYAAYLSFTGGPALEELETRFGSPWAVPFYCSVDPELYKPTACREAFRCELSYLGTYAKDRQPKLDRLLGRPAALMPERRFLVAGPQYPESTQWGSNVGRIIHVSPQNHPAFYSSSRFTLNLTRDDMVAAGYSPSVRLFEASACGAAILSDKWPGLETFLTPGEEILTPKDEFEVRSILVDTTEEERRRIGSNARERILAAHTSAHRAREFEDVVERVHSNRSAKLRMQSEGLSAASVS, encoded by the coding sequence ATGAAAATCGTGATCTATGGACTTACGATCACCTCGTCATGGGGGAACGGACACGCGACAACTTATCGCTCGTTGGCCAAGGCGTTGGCGGAGCGCGGGCACGTAGTGCATTTTGTGGAGAAGGATGTCGAGTGGTACCGCAGCAATCGTGACTTGCCGGAGCCTGAGTTTTGCTCCGTGCAGATCTACGACGAATGGAAAGTAAGTGAGAAGGCAGTGGCGCGGGCCAGTGCAGACTCAGACGTGATTGTCGTAGGTTCCTATTTCCAAGACGCGATCGCACTAACACGCCGGCTGCTGGATGCGGGACGCGGGCCCATCCTGTTCTATGACATCGATACTCCGATCACGATGGCGGCCCTGCGCGCCTGCGGAGAGACGGAATATCTGGATGCTGCGCTCATACCGCACTATGCCGCATATTTGAGCTTTACGGGTGGGCCAGCGCTGGAAGAACTCGAGACGCGCTTTGGTTCCCCCTGGGCTGTGCCATTCTACTGCTCGGTCGATCCGGAGTTATACAAACCAACGGCATGCCGCGAGGCATTCCGATGTGAGTTGAGCTACCTGGGCACGTATGCAAAGGATCGGCAGCCGAAGCTGGACAGGCTGTTAGGGCGCCCGGCTGCGCTGATGCCGGAACGAAGATTCCTGGTGGCTGGGCCGCAATATCCCGAGTCAACTCAGTGGGGATCGAACGTGGGACGCATCATTCACGTTTCGCCCCAGAATCATCCGGCATTCTACTCGTCCTCGCGGTTTACGCTGAACCTTACGCGAGATGACATGGTGGCGGCGGGCTATTCACCCTCTGTGAGGCTCTTTGAGGCGTCTGCTTGCGGAGCGGCGATTCTGTCGGACAAGTGGCCGGGCCTCGAGACGTTCTTGACGCCAGGGGAAGAGATCTTGACCCCGAAAGATGAATTTGAAGTTAGGTCGATTCTTGTGGACACTACAGAGGAAGAGCGCCGCCGCATTGGGTCAAATGCGCGCGAGAGAATTCTTGCTGCGCATACATCTGCTCATCGTGCTCGCGAGTTTGAGGATGTGGTGGAGCGGGTTCATTCCAACAGGTCGGCGAAGCTGCGGATGCAGAGCGAGGGGCTCTCGGCCGCGAGCGTTTCATAA
- a CDS encoding HAD family hydrolase, giving the protein MSLAVAWDQFDAYLFDIDGTLLHCTDAVHYFAFCDALSTVAGRQLNLDGVTAHGNTDIGILRDALTLAGVSPQEWRPRLPELCDAMCCQVERQKADLCITTLPQVREVLHHLHENGALLCVATGNLERIGKQKLAAAKLLELFPLGAWSDGLEYREHVFRHGIALIRERLSNNAAILAFGDTPADISAARANNLPIAAVATGIYAYETLAAESPSLCIRSFADLLE; this is encoded by the coding sequence ATGAGCCTTGCCGTCGCCTGGGATCAATTCGACGCTTACCTCTTCGACATAGACGGAACGCTACTCCATTGCACCGATGCCGTGCACTACTTTGCCTTCTGCGATGCGCTCTCGACCGTGGCCGGCCGCCAGTTGAATCTCGATGGTGTCACCGCGCATGGGAATACGGACATTGGCATTCTTCGCGATGCCCTCACGCTTGCCGGCGTTTCTCCACAAGAGTGGCGGCCGCGTCTGCCGGAGCTATGCGACGCAATGTGTTGTCAGGTAGAGCGACAAAAAGCCGATCTCTGCATCACAACTCTGCCCCAAGTTCGCGAGGTCCTTCATCATTTGCACGAGAATGGTGCCTTGCTCTGTGTAGCAACCGGTAATCTGGAGCGCATCGGTAAGCAGAAACTCGCTGCCGCCAAACTACTCGAACTCTTCCCCCTCGGGGCATGGTCCGACGGCCTGGAATACCGCGAACATGTATTCCGTCACGGCATAGCACTCATTCGCGAACGTCTGAGCAACAATGCCGCAATTCTGGCATTCGGCGACACCCCGGCCGATATCTCCGCCGCGCGCGCAAACAATCTTCCTATAGCCGCCGTAGCCACAGGCATCTATGCTTATGAAACGCTCGCGGCCGAGAGCCCCTCGCTCTGCATCCGCAGCTTCGCCGACCTGTTGGAATGA
- a CDS encoding glycosyltransferase family 9 protein, producing MEIPYIFRTKLSDLPITTQYLRLPHAELHCAARALGPKSGKPRVGIVWSAGEWNPSRSIPLRSLTAILARPEFEFWNLQGGFVRQEWSRLHLGKHVRDTSLLADRGLLPLAAVIANLDLVITVDTLAAHLAGALGVPCFLMLQYAADWRWMVNRDDSPWYPSLRLFRQPDSGDWPSVAREIDGALAAFPHTRSNPGMAA from the coding sequence ATGGAAATACCGTACATCTTTCGCACCAAGCTCAGCGACCTTCCCATCACGACCCAGTATCTCCGACTGCCACACGCAGAGCTGCACTGCGCCGCCCGCGCACTGGGACCAAAATCGGGTAAGCCCCGCGTCGGCATCGTCTGGTCTGCAGGCGAGTGGAACCCTTCCCGCTCCATACCTCTTCGATCACTCACCGCGATTCTCGCCAGACCAGAATTCGAGTTCTGGAATTTACAGGGCGGCTTCGTGCGCCAGGAGTGGAGCCGGTTGCATCTCGGCAAACACGTGCGCGATACATCATTGCTCGCGGACCGCGGGCTCCTCCCGCTCGCTGCCGTCATTGCGAACCTTGATCTTGTCATAACCGTCGACACATTAGCCGCGCACCTGGCCGGCGCCCTTGGTGTGCCATGCTTCCTCATGCTCCAGTACGCAGCTGATTGGCGCTGGATGGTCAATCGAGATGACTCACCGTGGTATCCTTCGCTGCGCCTGTTTCGCCAGCCTGATTCGGGCGACTGGCCCAGCGTCGCGCGCGAAATCGACGGCGCCCTTGCAGCCTTCCCACATACCCGAAGCAATCCCGGAATGGCAGCATGA
- a CDS encoding TIGR04290 family methyltransferase encodes MSSLPQTGIDEQLLQKQIESLGPWFHNLRLNGIQTAPNHFLGDYPEIKFAAFRDALPTDMTGWTVLDIGCNAGFYSLEMKRRGAGRVVAIDTDEHYLRQARFAAEIQGTNIEYRRMAVWDVAALGEKFDLVIFMGVLYHLRHPLLALDLIHEHVARDLLLFQSLTRGSLDIVSVEENYDFNSPAPFDEPGYPKMHFVEHRFSHDETNWWIPNRACVEAMLRSSGFRIESQPENEVYLCRREQIAIPPDGPHCVYPMRRTNVEL; translated from the coding sequence ATGAGTTCACTACCGCAGACCGGCATTGACGAGCAACTGCTTCAGAAGCAGATCGAGTCTCTTGGGCCCTGGTTTCACAATCTCCGGCTCAACGGTATTCAAACCGCACCCAATCACTTTCTCGGCGACTATCCAGAGATCAAGTTCGCAGCGTTCCGCGATGCTTTGCCCACCGACATGACAGGCTGGACCGTGCTCGATATCGGCTGCAATGCCGGCTTCTACTCGCTCGAGATGAAGCGCCGTGGAGCCGGTCGCGTGGTCGCCATCGACACCGATGAACATTACCTTCGCCAGGCTCGCTTTGCCGCGGAGATACAAGGCACGAACATCGAATACCGTCGCATGGCCGTGTGGGATGTGGCGGCGCTCGGCGAGAAGTTCGATCTCGTCATCTTCATGGGAGTGCTCTACCACCTGCGTCACCCCCTCCTCGCATTGGATCTTATTCATGAACATGTCGCACGTGACCTGCTGCTCTTTCAGAGCCTCACTCGCGGCAGCCTCGACATCGTTTCCGTAGAAGAGAACTACGACTTCAATTCACCCGCGCCGTTTGACGAGCCGGGATACCCGAAGATGCACTTCGTCGAGCATCGATTCTCGCACGATGAAACGAACTGGTGGATCCCGAACCGCGCCTGCGTAGAAGCCATGCTGCGTTCATCCGGCTTCCGAATCGAATCGCAGCCTGAGAACGAAGTCTACCTATGCCGCAGGGAACAGATCGCAATCCCACCAGACGGTCCGCATTGTGTCTATCCCATGCGCCGAACGAACGTTGAGCTATGA
- a CDS encoding sugar phosphate nucleotidyltransferase gives MWGIIPAAGSGSRIQPLAFSKELLPVGSRCENGAERPRAISEYLVERMIAAGASRLCFIISPTKADILQYYGSRLWGVDIAYTVQPAPGGLCDAVFRAAPLIHPDDAVLIGLPDTIWFPSDALSLLPDGVLALLLFPVTRPELFDAVSTDEQGRVREIHVKQRTAPSQWIWGAMKMPGRVFHALHQLWLRPERGDEYLGTLINAWLNEGGEAIGTRAGCQYVDTGTLDGYRAAMRLLEDARNSEYQPASEHISEKEVSTTDEFTTADRH, from the coding sequence ATGTGGGGCATCATACCGGCCGCGGGATCTGGCAGCCGCATCCAGCCATTAGCATTTTCAAAAGAACTGCTTCCGGTGGGAAGCCGCTGTGAAAACGGCGCGGAGCGGCCACGCGCAATAAGCGAATACCTCGTCGAACGCATGATCGCAGCGGGCGCAAGCCGGCTCTGCTTTATTATTTCGCCCACGAAGGCCGACATCCTCCAATACTATGGGTCACGCCTGTGGGGGGTAGACATCGCTTACACCGTGCAGCCCGCGCCAGGCGGCCTCTGCGATGCTGTCTTCCGCGCCGCGCCACTGATTCATCCGGATGACGCGGTGCTGATTGGTCTGCCCGACACAATCTGGTTCCCTTCGGACGCTCTATCTCTTCTGCCGGACGGCGTGCTCGCACTGCTGCTCTTTCCGGTTACTCGTCCGGAGTTGTTCGATGCCGTCTCCACGGATGAGCAAGGCCGCGTCCGAGAGATCCACGTGAAACAACGCACCGCGCCTTCCCAATGGATATGGGGAGCAATGAAGATGCCTGGGCGCGTCTTTCACGCCCTGCACCAATTATGGCTACGGCCTGAGCGTGGTGACGAGTACCTCGGCACACTTATCAATGCATGGCTCAACGAAGGCGGGGAGGCGATCGGCACGCGGGCGGGCTGCCAATACGTAGATACAGGGACTCTCGATGGCTATCGAGCTGCGATGCGCCTGCTGGAAGACGCGCGCAACTCCGAATACCAACCCGCCTCAGAGCACATTTCAGAGAAGGAGGTGAGCACCACAGATGAGTTCACTACCGCAGACCGGCATTGA